Proteins encoded in a region of the Anopheles ziemanni chromosome 2, idAnoZiCoDA_A2_x.2, whole genome shotgun sequence genome:
- the LOC131294258 gene encoding uncharacterized protein LOC131294258, whose product MFPLSTIGQEKNVSTIPVGGRSNRFMRTIIDSSGDIQPSAVSNADSSGESGFEFEALPTSDSGTDKLPDLPVAWSLEMNDLSMIDDEMQVIDTIDQSYWNGKFVPPPPRPPFLEESIAPDGLTTCDLCSWAWQDKGTLSLDGAIKEIFSSSDTKEFNWTFALIVVSLTSALLGAIIMIVFLRCKRIRTNQNRLRTLCFDTSSTKDTSGLNFDNQTSKNSTNGSCSPRSTNSGLWTWFSSRKNLSTPDQLVNSHTLPVENHYTHMDDNNYNPVQIDEASYAEVGNETGPSSETTFYKSGSVHQGTDNDILIMNCPLPAIPTGSHSASGGGASGSGSAYYSGLLNNANMAAGEDEDERPYEIVDLKEMSSPHKTHNVQSHLLNETNNLLTIEKHSEALPEGTISASDYV is encoded by the exons ATGTTTCCATTGTCAACAATCGGTCAGGAGAAAAATGTATCCACAATCCCCGTTGGTGGCAGAAGTAACCGATTTATGCGCACCATCATCGACTCCAGTGGCGACATTCAGCCTTCTGCCGTCAGCAACGCGGATTCGTCCGGCGAATCCGGATTCGAATTTGAGGCTTTACCAACGTCCGATAGCGGCACCGATAAGCTGCCGGACCTACCCGTCGCTTGGAGCCTGGAAATGAACGATCTCTCGATGATCGACGACGAGATGCAGGTGATCGACACGATCGATCAGAGCTACTGGAATGGGAAGTTTGTGCCACCGCCGCCGAGACCGCCGTTCCTGGAGGAGTCGATTGCACCGGACGGGCTGACCACGTGCGACCTGTGCTCGTGGGCCTGGCAGGACAAGGGAACGCTGTCCCTCGATGGAGCGATAA AGGAGATATTTTCTTCATCGGACACGAAGGAATTCAACTGGACATTCGCGCTGATCGTGGTCTCGTTGACGTCCGCTTTGCTCGGTGCCATAATAATGATAGTGTTTCTTAGATGTAAAAG AATTCGAACCAACCAGAACCGCCTCCGGACGCTGTGTTTCGATACGAGCAGTACAAAAGACACCAGCGGGCTGAACTTTGACAACCAGACGTCGAAAAACTCCACCAACGGATCGTGCAGCCCACGCAGCACAAACTCGGGCCTGTGGACGTGGTTCAGCAGCCGCAAGAACCTCTCGACGCCGGATCAGCTGGTCAACTCGCACACACTGCCGGTCGAGAACCACTACACGCACATGGACGACAACAACTACAACCCGGTGCAGATAGACGAGGCGTCGTACGCCGAGGTGGGCAACGAGACCGGGCCCTCGTCGGAGACGACCTTCTACAAATCGGGCTCCGTACATCAA GGTACAGACAACGACATTCTGATCATGAACTGTCCACTCCCAGCCATCCCAACCGGGTCGCATAGTGCCAGCGGAGGCGGAGCGAGTGGTTCGGGCAGTGCGTACTACTCCGGGCTGCTGAACAACGCCAACATGGCCGCGGGCGAGGACGAAGACGAGCGACCGTACGAAATCGTCGATCTCAAGGAAATGTCCTCACCACACAAGACTCACAACGTCCAAAGCCACCTGCTGAACGAGACGAACAATCTGCTCACGATCGAGAAACACTC